The genomic region aaaaaatggtctaaagataattaattaaataaacaattatttaattaatcccccttcccaatttaattgaattcactagcaatttgattaaattcccccattcacctgcttattaataaatctaaggatttatttaataaattcgtttcaatagtcccctttaattaattaatttgaattaattaatcttccccccatttaattcatttcttctaataccctaattaattaaaataaatcaatttatgagttgttgaaagttaattagccttttcctattatttgaatttttaaattcaaattctccacatgcctcctaacttctaaccacctaacctaaccaccccctaacataacccattccacctaatcctaggtttaactaaccctgtcctcttgcacatcctaacctccttatcctaacctcctatgggctggatattctccccttgagacacgtggcacttatgccacatgtctccccccttggacacttgccctcttgtaagtaagattccttgacacttgtcaccatagagatgacaagtatcCCTCCCTCCAACcccttctccaacctcctccaatttgacccttgatatcttcagattcaatcttgaccattgattcctgccacctcacccctagccctggaaatcctataaatatcccccattttgagcACAAAAAaatcccatctcaagcattgttattataggcatatcccatctcaagcattgttattataggcatatcatttctagcattctagtttagcattgttatcatttattgcatcttagatctagcttaatttgatcatcttctagtatAATTGCTTAATCATATAGCATGATCAAtttctcatctagcttaattgcatttatcatttagcatagtcatgcatatcattagcataattagcttcttggatcaatctagcttaatcatgcatttatctagcttgcacatcatatcattttaaatcctccgtcttggtgtagtcaagtcactgggattgctcatctagatttgagagaaaatccacacttgcatctcttagggggcgataggtcgctttgccatggtttatctttcatttgatttcaattcgataaccatgcttgtaatgatctattgagtgtttctgTTGctgctgcaggtaccctacttcacactcatGATAGGGTATATTAGGCAAGAAACACAAAAGAGAGCTAGACTTGGGCAAAGTTATACATAGTCAAATGAGATGACAACACTTTACATTatcgttttttttttaattattaagatgTTGGTATAGATATTATCGTTAAGATAAACTAAACTTGTGTCAATTTTACTATAAGTTATTGATTTGTGACCATACTCTAAAGAtgatatttcttaatattaatgtaattctttatttttttatttacctTAAATTTATATAAGATGATGTCAACAataattgaatatggattgaaacaatttaaaaataataaataaataaataaaaatggctAAAATACTCCTTTGAGTCTTAATCGTTTGGTAAACATTGGTAAACATTAAACTTTATTTTGAAGTATAGTTTCTtaaatgaaatgttgaaatttgataTTGAATCTCTAGATATTATATTTTGTTAGCACCTGCTGGCTGTCTAATTAGATCGTGAGCCGTGACATCATTATGGATTTTGGGTTATTTTTTATGGTCTTATTCATAGAAAACGGAAGCACTTCCTGCAATAAACCAGTTGaaaaaacccccccaaaaaaaaaaaatcctgctCTTGACCCATAGGTCTGTACATTTTCAAATAGATTATGTTCATCAAGTGTTGGAAAAAAATTTGTAACCATCACGCTCATTAATGATGTCAAACATGGGAAAAAGTACACTAACATAATCTTGTGCCGCAGTTTTATATTCATTCTGCTCACCAGCCCACTGGTTTTGAAAACAGAAACCTTGTCATGTAATTACCACTGGACTATGACTCCCTATGTTGATTATGACATCTAAACATGAAGACGCAATGAAATTTTTGCTAAACCACTCAATGCATTTGAGAAAACCAAAGCCAAGACAATGAATGTTTCCCATGGTTTTTTAAGATTGTTTTAGTATTTTAAACATATAAATTGCCAGTGCACCTTGTTTCTATGCCATACTTGCATTCCCATATGTTTTCTGTATGATCAATGATCAAATCAAATAGATTTTACAGTTGTCTAAATTTTCTGAAAGTGCTTTGATATCATAGGTTTGGCCCTCTGCAAATTAAAGTTCTAGAAACTCTGAGAACAAGAGTATAGTTGGTATTGTGAGCCTGAAATGGCAGAATCAATAGGAATTCCCAGTGGGCTTAAATTCAGCAAAGTTCCAGAGGTTTGTCATGATGATTCTGCTGCACCCATATCGGCCAAGTCCAAAGAGGAGTTACTTTCTCTGCAAAAGAAGGTTTCGAAGTCCTCATCTGTAAGGGTTGCGAACCAGAACCATAAATTGATCTCCATAAGGTAAATTGTTGTGGGTCTATTACCatggaatttaattatatatatgcaATATATAACTTGATCCTCATACAGTAAGCTGATTCTgatttattttttcatattttgtatctatatatatacacacccaAATGTGCATAGTTGCAATTTCTGCAAATACATCTACACACATTTCCCATCGCACATAGGAAAATACGTGTGTATATGCAAACATATATACACGCATGCATTGGCATTCCTTTGTTTGTTTTCGTAGCTAAATCTTCCACCCTTTCTCACATATAACAATCTGATGAGCATTTTTTTATTTGTGGTGTAGTTCGACTTTAACCCCCTTTTCAGGAAACAGAGGCCCTAGGCTGGTAACTAAGGACCTCAAGAAAGGAGTTCAAAAGCTCAGGGCCATTGCTACCGAGCATGCTACCAAGCACATTGAGGTTCCTTCTGCTCTCCCAGAGGATGTTGATCTAAAGTTCACCAATGTTCTCTACAACTTGTCTCCAGCAGGTATGTTCCTCTGCAGGATATTTCATCTGAAGAAAAGTTGCAGGTGTTAATAGTTAAATCCACTGGCTATTTTTAAGATATGAGTGAATTGGCAATTTGAAATGATCTACCCAGATAGTGGATTTTGACATCTGGACAATTAGAACTACATGAATATACAGATTGCAGATGTTCAAATTTCGGATCCAGCAGCAttgaggattttgaggattttgattatgGAGAATCGCTGTTAGCTTGCAAACATCATAGGGTCTAGAGCACTTGGCATAAGTTGAATTTGTTATTGGTAGATAAGTTTAGGTCAATTCTTTGGCTTTCATATTAGAGATTCAATAAAATTTACGTGAGTTGTACGTCTGCATAGCATTAGCTTCTTCCTCCTGATATTAGTTTTATTGcatctatgaaatgttttgataGCATTGAAGCAGTCATCAGGAAACTTGGATTAGGAGAGACTCGTCCTAAAATTCACATCCACTGGCTGGTCACTATATATAGTTTAATTAATGGCTATATCATTATTTATACACCCCTAACCTCTGATTTGAAATTCAAGCCCCTGTCCTCAACCCCAAAGCTGTACCTTGGGCATCCTGATTACTAAAAATTGAAGACTATTGCGTTCCACGGTGATACTTGCAGTTAAATAGAAGATCTATAGACATTTTGGATAATTCTAACGTGTCGAATGAACATCACTTGATACTTATGACGATTCATATAAgttgaatttgaggcatttgttaaAACAAATTTTCCTTTCAATCTATTGTTTATAATTTGTTTTCCTCGGTTTTTGGTACAGAGCTGTATGAGTATGCTCTCCACGAAGAGGGTTCTTTCATGACATCAACAGGGGCCCTTGCAACTCTTTCTGGTGCAAGGACTGGAAGATCTCCAAAGGACAAGCGTGTTGTTAAAGATGATATCACTGCAGGGGATGTCTGGTGGGGAGAGTAAGTACAAGATTTTCCCGTGTCTCTTACTTTTAAGTTTGTTTCAGTAGAACACCATCAAGGTTACCATATTTGAAAAAACAAACCGCATGAATTCCTTGGTGTCCCAAATCCCATCTAAGGGAATTCCTAGAAAGCTGAATGTGTGCACCATGGATCAACCTAGGCCCCGGTTCAATTAATTCTGTACAGCCAGCCATTTTTATTGGTTTCAATATTCTCTTGAACCTGATTAGTTAACATGGAATTAAAAGTTATAGCTTTCAAGTAGCAATTGGCACTTTTTAGCTACATTGTCTGGTATAGATCAGCAGCATTAGTAGCATTAGTAGAGCACTTCGAAGCAGAAAGATCTCTTCCAGAGTATGGGAATACGTTTAACTTATTTTGCATTGCTATTTtatctttcaaaaaaattattgattGTGCACCTTATCTTTAACAGAGGCTCACCAAATATTGAAATGGATGAACATACATTCTTGATCAACCGAGAAAGGGCTGTGGATTACTTGACTACACTTGATACGGTATGTATTCCATTAACCATTAAACAGCAGAAATTGTCAGATAATATATTAATGAAAAGAGGTCTTGAAAGTCAAATTCCCTGGGTGATTAATGCCATGTTTCCTGGATAAGCAATGGACTGCAATTTTAATGAAAGGCCTATTTTGTGATAGATATGTAAAATTCAAAATTATGAGATAttaatcatttgatcatttagttCAACCTGTTGACCCTCAGATCAATTTTATTTCATAAGGGAGCACCTTAAATCATTTATACAAGTGATAATGAGGTGTAATGCATCTGCTTTGTTGCATCCAAGCAGATATTTGCAGCACTAACAGAGGTCCTAGGTTTAATTTGGCTTAGCTTTCATGAATTTGCAGGGGTTTAGATTGTCAAACATATAAAAGAAAAAAGTTATGTTATCAAATGATATTTTCTTTGCATGCAGGTATTTGTCAATGATCAATTTTTGAACTGGGATTCGGAAAATAGGCTCAAAGTGCGAATCATTTCAGCTAGAGCATACCATTCTTTGTTCATGCATAACATGTGAGTGGACTTTGCTTTCCATGCTTCTTTTCAAAATAAGATTATTATTCTTCCTTGCTTAGAGGATAAATATCTTTATTTTCCCTGGACCTTATTTTACTGCAAACTACATTCATATGGATTTTGCCTTACAGCTTTGTTTGGCTTGGGACAGGTGCATACGCCCCACACCTGATGAGTTGGAGAATTTTGGAAGTCCAGACTTTACTATTTACAATGCAGGGCAGTTCCCCTGCAATAGATTTACCAACTATATGAATTCTACGACAAGTGTAGATGTCAGCATTGCAAGGAAAGAAATTGTAATTCTTGGAACACAATATGCTGGAGAAATGAAGAAGGGCTTATTCAGTATTATGCATTACCTAATGCCAAAGAAAGGAGTTTTATCTCTGCATTCTGGATGCAATATGGGAAAGGCTGGAGATGTGAGTCTATTCTTTGGACTGTCAGGTATTGCAGGTTTCAGACCCTAATTGTATTTCCAAGTTGAGTAATTtgatttttctaaatattaatgaTAACAAAACTTTACTTTGTGAAGGAACTGGAAAGACTACACTTTCAACAGATCCAAACCGATATTTGATTGGGGATGATGAGCATTGCTGGGGTGACAATGGCATATCGAATATTGAAGGAGGTTGCTATGCAAAGTGTGTGGATCTTTCAAAGGAGAAAGAGCCTGACATCTGGAATGCAATCAAATTTGGAACTAGTATGTTTACCTTTTGTTTGTTTGCTAAATGAGTCTGACACTATTACTTGGATTTCAAATTTCTGTCATTTCAGCTCATACATAACTTTTCATGGCAGTATTGGAGAATGTTATATTTGATATCCATACAAGAGAGgttgatttctcagagaaatccataACTGGTATATTATTTTGCAACTTGGACCTTTGCTTTTATAATCTTGTTTGCCACAAGGAAAACTTATTCAAGAGTGAATAAACTAAGGCTTGTAATATTTAGAGAAAATTCTTTAAATAATCTTTTTTGCAGAATATGGAAAAGGCAAAATCATTGTGGTTTTAGAAGTCTGGGACCTAATTGTTCTTCATATTTTGAATTACTGTGCCTCAATTGCAGAGAATACAAGGGCATCCTATCCCATAGAGTTCATTCCAAATGCAAAGATCCCATGTGTAGGGCCTCACCCTAAGAATGTTATTCTATTGGCATGCGATGCTTTTGGTGTTCTACCACCAGTTAGCAAGCTGACATTGGCTCAAACTATGTATCACTTTATTAGTGGTTACACTGCCTTGGTAAGCTCGATTGATATTGTTCATATAATTTCTTTTTGCAGTTTTTCTTGTTCTTGAATTTTTGCCATGGTTGCAGGTAGCAGGCACTGAAGAAGGAGTGAAGGAGCCACGAGCAACTTTCTCTGCATGTTTTGGTGCAGCATTTCTGATGCTGCACCCAGCAAAATATGCAGCTATGCTAGCGGAGAGGATGGAAAAGCATGGTGCAACAGGATGGCTAGTTAATACTGGCTGGTCTGGTGGCAGGTATGGTCAGGACTCGGAACAATATTTAATCAGACATTTGATATTGCTGTCATGGATTTCTCAGTGATAGGCGATTTTATTAAGCCTATAATTTACTAGAATTTGAACCTGATCTATGGTCCAAATGATGCAGCTATGGAGTAGGGAAAAGAATGAAGCTTGCTTACACCCGCACTATTATTGATGCTATAAACAGTGGCAGTCTGCTCGATGCAAATTTTATCGAGACACCTGTATTTGGTCTTCATGTTCCAGATGCAGTTGAGGGTATTCCATCAGAAATATTACAGCCCCATAACATGGTATGTTAATTTGAGATTTCTCAAAGCACAACTACACACTCACCATTGTGTTCCCACAAAATATTTCATTTGGTTATGTTTAGGCACTCGGTTACTTTCAAATGTATAAATGATTTGAACTTATGTGTAAATTTTGCTGCAGTGGTCTGACAAGAAGGGTTATGAAGAAACTCTGCAAAAGTTGGCTGGCCTCTTCAagaaaaatttcaagaaatttgaaGGTTATAAAATTGGCAACAACTCTAAGCTCACCAAAGACATCCTTGCAGCTGGACCACTTTAAAGATTTATCATTATTCTACTACAATACTACTTGAGATTTATAACCAGATTTTGTATTTACCAGCTTCAGGGCATAGTTTAATTCCATCATTACTAAAATGAGCTTCTTTTAGATTGATTTTACTTTCCTCTTCTTCAAGCCAGTGCGGTTTGACATCATCTGGCTCTCTTGTAATTAGGCTATTCTGGATTAGTATCCAGCTTAGGTTGATGTGGATCCATTAGTGCACTGCAATAAAATATATTGTCTACTCGtgaaaaaaatggtagacatatgtggAGTAGTTGAGCTTCTCCACATCCTTATAGAATTAATTGCAAGTGGTGAAAATACTTTTGGTTTCCATTATATTATTTACCCATTTAAAATGTGCAGCTTAGTAAACTTGTTTTTAAGTAGAATTAGCAGATTGAGATCAATTGCTAAATTTCAATGTGGATTTATTAAGCTCCAATTGTATATCAAACTATTAGTTCATTCATTGCAAATTTGGCTTAATATGCAATCCTTTTGAAGTTAACTGTTGAGATTTGAGGTTATCCCATCTATTAAATAGATAGATGAGTGTAAATCTTTTTCAAGTTTTAACTGTTCAGGTCATCTCATCTGTTTAATAGATGTGAATATTGAATATCTGGGCAACTGAGAAGTGagtgggtgggggggggggggagctgGGGGGTGAATCGGTCGACAATTAAAATCCTCTTTAAATTTTATTCAAAGATCCTGAACACTTAGCAGAATTAATTAAgacagataaaacatgaaagcacatgcACGAAATACCTCAGACACAATGAGCATTaggatttacgtggaaaacctaagaagggaaaaaccatggaaaatgttaattctcaatatgaaaatacCAGTGaaagtgatttttacaaaggatggctcactgccaACAGAAGAGCTCACTACCCAAAAAGGCTCACTATTGGAGGGCTCACTACCctgaaaggctcactgccaaagaaagaaagatagaaagaaaatccaccactgaaacacaattTGCATTGTCAGAACTACTTTTGGTAACTATCCGCAACACGATTCACAACAAcaactagattctttcaatcttgcatgtcttttGCACAATTAGCCATTCACAAAAATGCCACACTAACTCATCCAaatcatacacatacatataataTCTCTcgaaaaacataatcttctaagtccaCCAAaacagagatctaaaataggtcactactaaacattctggtggtggggaggaatgagaagtagaccacatcACAACGTTCCTTATCAAACATATCAACATGTTACATATATCGACAATATTGGACTCAAAACATAAATGTTGTTATACATCCTCGACTTTCAGATCAAGCCAGACCCAAAAATAGCACTGAGAAACATTAGCAACACATCTTCTGAAAAGCCAAATCTTTCAGGAACGGCCatcaacatcacatacataccAAACTTCCATTGTTGCTCAATATATCACATTCGAACCTAACCGGACCacaaaatttgacatcaatgacaacatgggtATGTGaaagatcatgaggggccaaaaagtggtgatatgaaaaaaattgtcttctccactcgcctaaaaacgtgaaaaATTCGTGTTCCGACTTTTTGCTTGGCTTAGATATCAATACATCTAGCCATGGCAAAAACCCAGTCAAATTGAATATCCATatcttatatatataataatatatttatatattatatattaagttTTAGGAATGGGATATCTGATTCCTGTGGGTATTTTTATACCCACACAGCCTGTGGGTCATTTTTTAACCATGGGTTGTGTGGAAGTTAGAAATCTGATATCGGATTTGAGC from Cryptomeria japonica chromosome 3, Sugi_1.0, whole genome shotgun sequence harbors:
- the LOC131075893 gene encoding phosphoenolpyruvate carboxykinase (ATP), which translates into the protein MAESIGIPSGLKFSKVPEVCHDDSAAPISAKSKEELLSLQKKVSKSSSVRVANQNHKLISISSTLTPFSGNRGPRLVTKDLKKGVQKLRAIATEHATKHIEVPSALPEDVDLKFTNVLYNLSPAELYEYALHEEGSFMTSTGALATLSGARTGRSPKDKRVVKDDITAGDVWWGEGSPNIEMDEHTFLINRERAVDYLTTLDTVFVNDQFLNWDSENRLKVRIISARAYHSLFMHNMCIRPTPDELENFGSPDFTIYNAGQFPCNRFTNYMNSTTSVDVSIARKEIVILGTQYAGEMKKGLFSIMHYLMPKKGVLSLHSGCNMGKAGDVSLFFGLSGTGKTTLSTDPNRYLIGDDEHCWGDNGISNIEGGCYAKCVDLSKEKEPDIWNAIKFGTILENVIFDIHTREVDFSEKSITENTRASYPIEFIPNAKIPCVGPHPKNVILLACDAFGVLPPVSKLTLAQTMYHFISGYTALVAGTEEGVKEPRATFSACFGAAFLMLHPAKYAAMLAERMEKHGATGWLVNTGWSGGSYGVGKRMKLAYTRTIIDAINSGSLLDANFIETPVFGLHVPDAVEGIPSEILQPHNMWSDKKGYEETLQKLAGLFKKNFKKFEGYKIGNNSKLTKDILAAGPL